One genomic window of Elaeis guineensis isolate ETL-2024a chromosome 2, EG11, whole genome shotgun sequence includes the following:
- the LOC140855268 gene encoding uncharacterized protein, whose amino-acid sequence MLLTDQPIKTVLHRLDISRWIAKWALELVKLDVQYHPKLAIKAQVLADFIFECIIPNRQSSQDGERSRAVECSKAGESSRYEETDIGSDLEELWTLHVNGSSNAFGARAGLILTDLEGDVAGYALRYKFLATNNTTEYEALLVGLKVVREARAPHLKVFNDFQLVMGHIKGGYKTREENIKKISLKDKRFNLSLSEL is encoded by the coding sequence ATGCTGCTCACAGATCAACCAATCAAGACCGTTCTCCACCGTTTGGACATCTCAAGATGGATTGCAAAGTGGGCATTGGAACTTGTCAAACTAGACGTGCAGTACCATCCAAAGCTCGCTATAAAAGCCCAGGTGCTGGCGGACTTCATTTTTGAATGTATCATCCCGAACAGGCAAAGCTCACAAGATGGAGAACGCTCAAGGGCTGTCGAGTGCTCAAAAGCTGGTGAAAGCTCGAGGTATGAGGAGACAGACATAGGATCTGACCTTGAAGAGTTATGGACACTGCATGTCAACGGCTCGTCGAATGCTTTTGGAGCTAGAGCCGGGCTAATTTTGACCGATCTTGAAGGTGACGTTGCAGGATACGCACTGCGCTATAAATTTTTGGCCACTAATAATAcaacagaatatgaagctctacttGTCGGTCTCAAAGTGGTGAGAGAAGCCAGAGCACCGCACCTCAAAGTCTTCAATGACTTTCAGCTTGTGATGGGACATATAAAGGGCGGATACAAGACACGAGAGgagaacataaaaaaaatatctctaaaagATAAAAGATTTAACCTCAGTCTTTCTGAGCTTTGA
- the LOC105058713 gene encoding LOW QUALITY PROTEIN: uncharacterized protein (The sequence of the model RefSeq protein was modified relative to this genomic sequence to represent the inferred CDS: inserted 1 base in 1 codon) → MAPQTPRLVVPVDVKKKPWEQKLPLHNRWHPHIPPVADVKEGELFRVEMVDALGGQVGDNNSAEDIQSIDLTAPHYLSGPLRVLDTKGVPAKPGDLLAVEICNLGLLPGDEWGYTATFDREKGGCFLTDHFPSATKAIWYFEGIYAYSPHIPGVRFPGLTHPGVVGTAPSLELLSIWHEREKKLXEDGTGSWTLCEVLHQRPLVSLPTAKSCLLGLIEEGTPEWERIANEAARTIPGRENGGNCDIKNLSRGSKVYLPVFVDGANLSTGDMHFSQGDGEVSFCGAIEMSGFLELKCEIIRGGMREYLTPMGPTPLHVSPIFEIGPVEPRFSEWLVFEGISVDEAGRQHYLDATVAYKRAVLNAIDYLSKFGYSKEQVYLLLSCCPCEGRISGIVDSPNAVATLAVPTAIFDQDVRPKSRKVPAGPRIVKRTPDVLKCTYDGNLPITPNPGARLSLLSDD, encoded by the exons ATGGCTCCACAAACTCCAAGACTGGTGGTGCCCGTAGATGTGAAGAAGAAGCCATGGGAACAAAAGCTTCCCCTCCATAATCGCTGGCACCCACACATACCCCCTGTTGCAGACGTAAAGGAAGGAGAGCTCTTTCGAGTTGAGATGGTGGACGCGCTTGGAGGTCAAGTCGGCGATAACAACTCCGCCGAAGACATCCAATCTATAGACCTCACTGCT CCCCATTATCTTAGTGGGCCATTAAGAGTTTTGGATACAAAAGGAGTTCCAGCGAAGCCTGGCGACCTTCTTGCTGTTGAAATCTGCAACTTGGGTCTACTTCCAGGTGATGAGTGGGGTTATACGGCAACGTTTGATAGAGAAAAAGGTGGCTGCTTCTTAACTGACCACTTCCCTTCTGCAACGAAAGCAATCTGGTATTTTGAAGGAATATACGCATACTCCCCTCATATTCCAG GTGTACGCTTTCCAGGTTTAACTCACCCTGGGGTGGTTGGAACTGCACCCTCACTCGAGCTTTTGTCTATTTGGCACGAAAgggaaaagaaat cagaagATGGCACTGGGTCTTGGACACTTTGTGAAGTCTTGCATCAACGGCCACTTGTAAGCCTACCAACTGCAAAGAGTTGCCTTCTTGGATTG ATTGAAGAAGGAACACCAGAATGGGAAAGGATTGCAAATGAAGCTGCAAGGACAATCCCTGGAAGGGAAAATGGAGGGAATTGTGACATCAAAAATCTGAGCAGGGGTTCAAAGGTATATCTCCCAGTATTTGTAGATGGAGCAAATCTTAGTACTGGTGATATGCACTTCTCTCAAGGTGATGGTGAAGTTTCATTTTGTGGAGCAATAGAGATGAGCGGATTCCTTGAGCTCAA GTGTGAGATCATAAGAGGAGGAATGAGAGAGTATCTGACACCCATGGGCCCCACCCCGCTACATGTAAGCCCAATCTTTGAGATAGGGCCTGTGGAGCCTAGGTTCTCAGAGTGGTTAGTCTTTGAGGGCATCAGTGTGGATGAGGCTGGGCGGCAGCACTACCTAGATGCCACAGTTGCCTATAAGCGTGCAGTCCTCAATGCCATCGACTACCTCTCAAAGTTTGGGTACTCAAAAGAGCAG GTTTATCTGCTACTGTCTTGCTGCCCCTGTGAAGGGAGGATTTCAGGAATTGTGGACTCGCCCAATGCTGTTGCAACCCTTGCCGTCCCTACTGCCATTTTTGATCAG GACGTACGGCCGAAATCTAGGAAAGTGCCAGCAGGACCGCGAATTGTGAAGAGAACACCTGACGTCCTAAAGTGCACTTATGATGGAAATTTGCCCATCACACCAAACCCAGGGGCAAGACTAAGTCTACTTAGTGATGATTGA
- the LOC105058674 gene encoding uncharacterized protein isoform X1 encodes MAPRTPRLVVPIDVKKKPWEQKLPLHNRWHPHIPPVADVKEGELFRVEMMDWTGGCVGDNDSAADIKFLDLTITHYLSGPLRVLDTKGVPAKAGDLLAVEICNLGPLPGDEWGYTATFDRENGGGFLTDHFPSATKAIWYFEGIFAYSPHIPGILLCSTGVRFPGLTHPGIVGTAPSPKLLSIWNEREKKLAEGGAGSLTLCEVLHQRPLANLPTGKNCLLGLIEEGTPEWERIANEAARTIPGRENGGNCDIKNLSRGSKVYLPVFVDGANLSTGDMHFSQGDGEVSFCGAIEMSGFLELKCEIIRGGMREYLTPMGPSPLHVNPIFEIGPVEPRFSEWLVFEGISVDEAGRQHYLDATVAYKRAVLHAIDYLSKFGYSKEQVYLLLSCCPCEGRISGIVDSPNAVATLAIPTAIFDQDVRPKSGKIPAGPQIVKRTPDILKCTYDGNLPITPNPAAGLLTDD; translated from the exons ATGGCACCACGAACTCCAAGACTGGTGGTGCCCATCGACGTGAAGAAAAAGCCATGGGAACAAAAGCTTCCCCTCCATAATCGCTGGCACCCACACATACCCCCTGTTGCAGATGTAAAGGAAGGGGAGCTCTTTCGAGTGGAGATGATGGATTGGACGGGAGGATGCGTGGGGGACAATGACTCGGCTGCAGACATAAAGTTTTTGGACCTCACCATT ACCCATTACCTCAGTGGGCCCTTGAGAGTTTTAGATACAAAAGGAGTTCCAGCTAAGGCTGGTGACCTTCTTGCTGTTGAAATCTGCAACTTAGGTCCACTTCCAGGTGATGAATGGGGCTATACAGCAACGTTTGATAGAGAAAACGGTGGTGGCTTCTTAACCGACCACTTCCCTTCCGCAACAAAAGCAATCTGGTATTTTGAAGGAATATTCGCATACTCCCCTCATATTCCAG GAATATTGCTCTGTTCAACAGGTGTTCGATTTCCAGGTTTAACTCACCCTGGGATAGTTGGAACTGCACCTTCACCCAAACTTTTGTCTATTTGGAATGAAAGGGAAAAGAAATTAGCAGAAGGTGGCGCTGGATCTCTGACATTATGCGAAGTCTTGCATCAACGGCCACTTGCCAACCTACCAACTGGGAAGAATTGCCTTCTTGGATTG ATTGAAGAAGGGACACCAGAATGGGAAAGGATTGCAAATGAGGCTGCAAGGACAATCCCTGGAAGGGAAAATGGAGGGAATTGCGACATCAAAAATCTAAGTAGGGGTTCAAAGGTATATCTTCCAGTATTTGTAGATGGAGCAAATCTTAGTACTGGTGACATGCACTTTTCGCAAGGTGATGGTGAAGTTTCATTTTGTGGAGCAATAGAGATGAGCGGATTCCTTGAGCTCAA GTGTGAGATCATAAGAGGCGGAATGAGAGAGTATCTAACACCCATGGGCCCCAGCCCACTGCATGTGAATCCAATCTTTGAGATAGGACCTGTGGAGCCTAGGTTCTCAGAGTGGTTAGTCTTTGAGGGCATCAGTGTGGATGAGGCTGGGCGGCAGCACTACCTCGATGCCACAGTTGCCTACAAGCGTGCAGTCCTCCATGCCATCGACTACCTCTCAAAATTTGGATACTCCAAAGAGCAG GTTTATCTGCTACTGTCTTGCTGCCCCTGTGAAGGGAGGATTTCAGGAATTGTGGACTCGCCCAATGCTGTTGCAACCCTTGCCATCCCTACTGCCATTTTTGATCAG GACGTACGGCCAAAATCTGGGAAAATACCAGCAGGACCGCAAATTGTGAAGAGAACACCAGACATCCTAAAGTGCACATATGATGGAAATTTGCCCATCACACCAAACCCAGCGGCAGGTCTACTTACTGATGATTGA
- the LOC140855633 gene encoding LOB domain-containing protein 37-like, translating into MSCNGCRVLRKGCSDTCILRPCLDWIESAEAQAHATVFVAKFFGRAGLMSFLSSVPSPHRPSLFRSLLFEACGRTINPVSGAVGLLWARKWHLCQAAVETVLRGGALRPLPDVGVVAAGEVEELYGPPPNIGRTSSESSPLCDLDLCLMPRSPVEAGEPRRRAATPSRKSEESVTTSAGTGDEKPGLLNLFV; encoded by the exons ATGAGCTGCAACGGGTGCCGCGTGCTTCGAAAAGGTTGCAGCGACACGTGCATCCTCCGGCCGTGCCTCGACTGGATCGAGAGCGCGGAGGCCCAGGCCCACGCCACCGTCTTCGTCGCCAAGTTCTTCGGCCGCGCCGGCCTCATGTCCTTCCTCTCCTCCGTCCCCTCTCCCCACCGCCCCT CTCTGTTCCGATCGCTGCTGTTCGAGGCGTGCGGGAGGACGATAAATCCGGTGAGCGGCGCGGTGGGCCTGCTGTGGGCCAGGAAGTGGCACCTCTGCCAGGCGGCGGTGGAGACGGTGCTCCGCGGCGGAGCTCTCCGCCCGCTGCCGGACGTCGGCGTTGTTGCTGCCGGCGAGGTCGAGGAGCTCTACGGGCCGCCTCCCAACATCGGACGGACGTCCTCGGAGAGTTCTCCTCTGTGTGATCTGGACTTGTGTCTGATGCCGAGGTCACCGGTGGAGGCCGGGGAGCCTCGGCGGCGGGCGGCGACGCCGTCGAGGAAGTCGGAGGAGTCGGTGACGACGAGCGCAGGGACCGGCGATGAAAAGCCGGGGCTTTTGAACCTTTTCGTCTGA
- the LOC105058674 gene encoding uncharacterized protein isoform X2: MAPRTPRLVVPIDVKKKPWEQKLPLHNRWHPHIPPVADVKEGELFRVEMMDWTGGCVGDNDSAADIKFLDLTITHYLSGPLRVLDTKGVPAKAGDLLAVEICNLGPLPGDEWGYTATFDRENGGGFLTDHFPSATKAIWYFEGIFAYSPHIPGVRFPGLTHPGIVGTAPSPKLLSIWNEREKKLAEGGAGSLTLCEVLHQRPLANLPTGKNCLLGLIEEGTPEWERIANEAARTIPGRENGGNCDIKNLSRGSKVYLPVFVDGANLSTGDMHFSQGDGEVSFCGAIEMSGFLELKCEIIRGGMREYLTPMGPSPLHVNPIFEIGPVEPRFSEWLVFEGISVDEAGRQHYLDATVAYKRAVLHAIDYLSKFGYSKEQVYLLLSCCPCEGRISGIVDSPNAVATLAIPTAIFDQDVRPKSGKIPAGPQIVKRTPDILKCTYDGNLPITPNPAAGLLTDD; the protein is encoded by the exons ATGGCACCACGAACTCCAAGACTGGTGGTGCCCATCGACGTGAAGAAAAAGCCATGGGAACAAAAGCTTCCCCTCCATAATCGCTGGCACCCACACATACCCCCTGTTGCAGATGTAAAGGAAGGGGAGCTCTTTCGAGTGGAGATGATGGATTGGACGGGAGGATGCGTGGGGGACAATGACTCGGCTGCAGACATAAAGTTTTTGGACCTCACCATT ACCCATTACCTCAGTGGGCCCTTGAGAGTTTTAGATACAAAAGGAGTTCCAGCTAAGGCTGGTGACCTTCTTGCTGTTGAAATCTGCAACTTAGGTCCACTTCCAGGTGATGAATGGGGCTATACAGCAACGTTTGATAGAGAAAACGGTGGTGGCTTCTTAACCGACCACTTCCCTTCCGCAACAAAAGCAATCTGGTATTTTGAAGGAATATTCGCATACTCCCCTCATATTCCAG GTGTTCGATTTCCAGGTTTAACTCACCCTGGGATAGTTGGAACTGCACCTTCACCCAAACTTTTGTCTATTTGGAATGAAAGGGAAAAGAAATTAGCAGAAGGTGGCGCTGGATCTCTGACATTATGCGAAGTCTTGCATCAACGGCCACTTGCCAACCTACCAACTGGGAAGAATTGCCTTCTTGGATTG ATTGAAGAAGGGACACCAGAATGGGAAAGGATTGCAAATGAGGCTGCAAGGACAATCCCTGGAAGGGAAAATGGAGGGAATTGCGACATCAAAAATCTAAGTAGGGGTTCAAAGGTATATCTTCCAGTATTTGTAGATGGAGCAAATCTTAGTACTGGTGACATGCACTTTTCGCAAGGTGATGGTGAAGTTTCATTTTGTGGAGCAATAGAGATGAGCGGATTCCTTGAGCTCAA GTGTGAGATCATAAGAGGCGGAATGAGAGAGTATCTAACACCCATGGGCCCCAGCCCACTGCATGTGAATCCAATCTTTGAGATAGGACCTGTGGAGCCTAGGTTCTCAGAGTGGTTAGTCTTTGAGGGCATCAGTGTGGATGAGGCTGGGCGGCAGCACTACCTCGATGCCACAGTTGCCTACAAGCGTGCAGTCCTCCATGCCATCGACTACCTCTCAAAATTTGGATACTCCAAAGAGCAG GTTTATCTGCTACTGTCTTGCTGCCCCTGTGAAGGGAGGATTTCAGGAATTGTGGACTCGCCCAATGCTGTTGCAACCCTTGCCATCCCTACTGCCATTTTTGATCAG GACGTACGGCCAAAATCTGGGAAAATACCAGCAGGACCGCAAATTGTGAAGAGAACACCAGACATCCTAAAGTGCACATATGATGGAAATTTGCCCATCACACCAAACCCAGCGGCAGGTCTACTTACTGATGATTGA